One Paenisporosarcina sp. FSL H8-0542 genomic region harbors:
- a CDS encoding 1,4-dihydroxy-2-naphthoate polyprenyltransferase codes for MSHELKADSGWRIWWQLTRPHTLTASFVPVFLGTMIAISYTDIHWPLFLAMLVASMLIQAATNMFNEYYDFTRGLDNEKSVGIGGAIVRNGVQPKTVMQLALLLYAVSIILGIYICIETTWLLAVVGAVSMAIGYFYTGGPYPIAYTPFGEIFSGVFMGMLIVLIAFYIQTGEITTLALLLSIPSMLLVAAIMLSNNIRDLVGDKASGRKTMAILIGRKRAVNVLLALFVISYIWILILVILNLVTPWVLLVILSAKKPVHAIQVFKTKEHPLEVMPAMKDTALTNTLFGFLLGIGLLIGYLL; via the coding sequence ATGTCACACGAGTTAAAAGCTGATAGTGGCTGGCGTATTTGGTGGCAATTAACACGGCCTCACACGTTAACTGCATCATTTGTTCCGGTGTTTCTAGGTACAATGATTGCAATTTCTTATACAGATATACACTGGCCTTTATTCTTAGCAATGCTAGTTGCAAGTATGCTCATCCAAGCAGCAACTAATATGTTTAATGAGTATTATGATTTCACAAGAGGTTTAGATAATGAGAAGTCTGTGGGAATTGGTGGAGCCATCGTCAGAAATGGCGTTCAACCAAAAACAGTTATGCAGCTCGCGTTACTGCTTTATGCAGTTTCAATTATCTTAGGGATATACATATGTATTGAAACCACTTGGTTGCTGGCAGTCGTTGGTGCTGTGTCAATGGCGATCGGCTATTTCTATACAGGCGGTCCCTACCCGATTGCGTACACACCTTTTGGAGAAATATTTTCAGGTGTATTTATGGGAATGCTCATTGTTCTCATCGCATTTTATATCCAAACAGGTGAAATAACGACCCTTGCTCTATTATTGTCTATACCCAGTATGTTACTTGTTGCAGCAATTATGCTCTCCAATAATATTCGGGATTTAGTAGGTGATAAAGCAAGTGGTCGAAAAACCATGGCCATCTTAATCGGTCGAAAACGAGCAGTTAATGTCTTGTTAGCACTGTTCGTAATTTCATACATTTGGATTTTAATATTAGTTATTCTAAACCTTGTAACGCCTTGGGTACTACTTGTGATCTTAAGCGCAAAGAAACCAGTGCATGCCATCCAAGTTTTCAAAACAAAAGAACACCCACTGGAAGTAATGCCGGCTATGAAAGATACAGCATTAACAAACACACTATTCGGATTCTTACTCGGTATAGGTTTATTGATCGGCTACTTATTATAG
- a CDS encoding isochorismate synthase, protein MKRKSFTSTEYVVEDHSSAVHFYTETIEVNGLSSVAFFEAGESYKGQRFYWQNREKTFTLVGLGHAHVITSSSEENRFAEVDKQWNELCSKIVNEEHDLQPILFGGFSFDPANKLSSEWDMFPSAYFTVPSFQLVIRDDRVFISIHLITSDKNSQLQFDRLRGERDDLIHAAQVKELKPYAKPLLTQMDERFKELYMDAVSHVTKFIHAGEAQKVVIARSLTLTFAEEVSSPSAMYHMSKEQPESFLFGLELADNLFFGATPERLVKVENRRALSTCLAGSVKRGQTATEDQQLGNDLLQDSKNREEHQYVVDMITGVFNQYCDDVKVPKYPKLMKIRDIQHLYTPVEGKLQKGQGILQLVKDLHPTPALGGEPRGDAMAIIRMVEQMNRGYYAAPVGWIDAEGNGEFAVAIRSALLNKTHAYLYAGGGIVADSDPTSEYAETLVKFRPMLRTLGGKLHG, encoded by the coding sequence ATGAAACGAAAGTCATTTACATCCACAGAATATGTAGTCGAGGATCATTCTTCGGCCGTACATTTTTATACAGAAACAATTGAAGTGAATGGATTATCCTCTGTTGCTTTCTTTGAAGCAGGAGAGTCATATAAAGGTCAACGATTTTACTGGCAAAACCGTGAAAAGACATTTACATTAGTCGGACTTGGACATGCTCATGTCATTACAAGTTCGTCAGAAGAAAATCGCTTTGCAGAAGTGGATAAACAATGGAATGAATTATGTTCTAAAATCGTGAATGAAGAGCATGATTTACAGCCAATTTTGTTTGGCGGGTTTTCATTTGATCCAGCCAATAAATTATCTTCCGAGTGGGATATGTTTCCTTCGGCTTACTTTACTGTGCCTTCTTTTCAACTCGTTATTCGTGATGACAGAGTATTTATCAGCATCCATTTAATCACGAGTGATAAAAATTCACAACTTCAATTCGATCGGTTGCGAGGTGAACGGGACGACCTGATTCATGCAGCACAGGTCAAAGAATTGAAACCTTATGCAAAGCCTCTATTAACTCAAATGGATGAGCGCTTCAAAGAGTTGTATATGGATGCAGTTTCACATGTCACGAAATTTATTCATGCCGGAGAAGCTCAAAAAGTTGTCATTGCACGTTCATTGACACTGACCTTTGCTGAAGAAGTGAGTTCACCATCCGCAATGTATCATATGTCTAAAGAGCAACCAGAAAGTTTTCTATTTGGTTTAGAGCTTGCAGATAATTTGTTTTTTGGAGCGACACCAGAACGCTTAGTTAAAGTGGAAAATCGACGAGCATTGTCCACTTGCTTAGCTGGATCTGTTAAGCGGGGACAAACCGCAACCGAAGATCAGCAATTAGGCAATGATTTACTGCAGGATTCAAAAAACAGGGAAGAACATCAATACGTGGTAGATATGATTACAGGTGTTTTCAACCAATATTGTGATGATGTTAAAGTGCCTAAATATCCAAAATTGATGAAAATCAGGGATATCCAGCATCTATATACACCGGTGGAAGGGAAGTTGCAAAAAGGTCAAGGAATATTGCAACTGGTTAAAGATTTGCACCCAACGCCGGCTTTAGGTGGAGAACCCCGAGGAGATGCCATGGCTATAATTAGAATGGTTGAGCAAATGAATCGTGGATACTATGCTGCTCCAGTTGGATGGATAGATGCAGAAGGAAATGGTGAGTTTGCTGTTGCGATCCGTTCCGCGTTATTAAATAAAACGCACGCTTACCTATATGCTGGTGGAGGTATTGTTGCGGATTCGGATCCGACTTCAGAATATGCGGAGACGTTAGTGAAATTCAGGCCGATGTTACGCACGCTTGGAGGCAAATTACATGGATAA
- the menD gene encoding 2-succinyl-5-enolpyruvyl-6-hydroxy-3-cyclohexene-1-carboxylic-acid synthase, translating to MDNRAMLTEYVHSIVQTFLQADVKDIVISPGSRSTPLAYAFSLTKEFNTYMQIDERSAGFFALGMAKAKQSPVLLLCTSGTAAANYFPSIVEANYARIPLIVLTADRPHELREVGAPQAIDQVQLYGKHVKWSVDFPLADDHKETIPFIIRHTGRAIAYAKTAPMGPVHMNIPFREPLLLDFDYQIEAPSFQKSLPGTIVASQSHMDFVEQTIAQARRGLLIVGELSADTDKNEFWAFAKSIQWPVLADSLSQLRTGVPQECQHLLMEQYDALLKSEHFKQSIVPDVVIRFGAQPVSKPLSLFLKDVQPEIYIAVDEDPLFRDSLGVVTHHVQSEAQALWKELSNIQENEALPKWTEANTIATKHVERYINEQHDEGALAGLLFKHLPDGSDLISGSSMPIRDVDTFFNQTDKDISIYANRGTNGIDGVVSTALGIQQARKRPATLLIGDISFLHDSNGLLVTRFHETDLTIVVMNNDGGGIFSYLPQSTEETYFEKLFGTPTGLTFDSIATMYEAEYFAVESKEDFTKALSTPKQKDLRIIEVKTNRQQNVLTHRQLWNGITEELDRKWNN from the coding sequence ATGGATAATCGTGCAATGTTAACTGAGTATGTACACTCAATTGTACAAACCTTTCTCCAGGCAGACGTTAAAGATATCGTAATCAGTCCAGGTTCTCGTTCTACTCCCTTGGCTTATGCATTCAGTCTTACAAAAGAATTCAACACGTATATGCAAATCGATGAGCGATCCGCTGGTTTTTTTGCTTTAGGAATGGCAAAAGCTAAACAGAGTCCAGTTCTTTTACTATGTACGTCCGGAACAGCCGCAGCCAACTATTTTCCTTCTATTGTAGAAGCGAACTATGCGAGAATTCCACTTATTGTTTTAACGGCAGATCGTCCGCATGAACTTAGGGAAGTGGGAGCACCTCAAGCCATTGATCAAGTTCAATTGTATGGAAAACATGTTAAGTGGAGTGTGGACTTTCCTTTGGCTGACGACCATAAAGAGACGATTCCATTTATTATCCGTCATACGGGGAGGGCCATTGCATACGCAAAGACTGCACCAATGGGACCAGTACATATGAACATCCCTTTCCGTGAACCTTTACTGCTTGATTTTGACTATCAAATAGAAGCTCCTTCTTTTCAAAAATCATTACCAGGGACTATCGTTGCTTCACAGTCCCATATGGATTTTGTTGAACAGACGATTGCTCAAGCAAGACGTGGTTTACTTATAGTTGGGGAACTATCGGCAGACACTGATAAGAATGAGTTTTGGGCTTTTGCTAAGTCAATCCAGTGGCCTGTATTGGCGGATTCACTTTCTCAACTTCGGACAGGCGTCCCACAAGAATGCCAACACTTACTCATGGAACAATACGATGCACTTCTAAAAAGTGAACACTTTAAACAGTCCATTGTTCCCGATGTAGTTATTCGCTTTGGTGCCCAACCAGTATCCAAACCGCTATCGTTATTTTTGAAAGATGTACAGCCTGAAATCTATATTGCGGTGGATGAAGATCCTTTGTTCAGGGATTCATTAGGTGTTGTGACTCATCATGTCCAATCCGAGGCCCAAGCGTTATGGAAAGAGTTAAGTAACATTCAAGAGAATGAAGCTCTTCCAAAATGGACAGAGGCTAATACGATTGCTACCAAGCACGTTGAGAGATATATTAATGAACAACACGACGAAGGTGCGCTAGCAGGTCTGCTCTTTAAACATTTGCCTGATGGGAGTGATCTTATTTCAGGCAGCAGTATGCCAATCCGTGATGTCGATACGTTCTTCAATCAAACTGATAAAGACATTTCGATTTATGCTAACCGGGGAACGAATGGAATTGACGGTGTTGTTTCCACCGCTCTAGGTATTCAGCAGGCGAGAAAAAGACCTGCGACTTTATTAATCGGGGACATCTCGTTCCTGCACGACAGCAATGGATTACTGGTTACACGTTTCCATGAAACTGACCTCACCATTGTTGTTATGAATAACGATGGTGGCGGCATCTTCTCGTATTTGCCTCAGTCCACCGAAGAGACGTACTTCGAAAAATTGTTTGGTACGCCAACCGGTTTGACGTTCGATTCAATTGCCACCATGTATGAAGCTGAATATTTTGCTGTGGAATCAAAAGAAGATTTTACAAAAGCTTTATCAACGCCAAAACAAAAAGACTTACGAATCATTGAAGTAAAGACCAATCGGCAACAGAATGTTTTAACACATCGTCAGTTATGGAACGGAATTACTGAGGAGTTGGACCGAAAATGGAACAACTAG
- the menH gene encoding 2-succinyl-6-hydroxy-2,4-cyclohexadiene-1-carboxylate synthase, with amino-acid sequence MEQLVATVRGVKVSYSITNREASETIIFLHGFTGSSKTWVPIIEQLPDSVRCITVDLMGHGKTDSPSDANRYIMYDQVMDLHELFLFLNVTNFSLVGYSMGGRIALAYALAFPKHVKRLVLESASPGLQSEADRLARITADEKLAKKMESEGLSSFIDFWQDIPLFHSQKKLGEIKLHSIREERMQQAVSGLANSLKGMGTGRQPSYWSRLNELKITVIIITGELDEKFTIIAKQMTELIRYSQHLEVSGAGHAIHVENPVQFATIILEQVLERF; translated from the coding sequence ATGGAACAACTAGTCGCAACCGTTCGAGGAGTGAAAGTTAGTTATTCTATCACCAACAGAGAAGCTTCGGAAACAATCATCTTTTTACATGGATTTACTGGTAGCTCGAAAACATGGGTCCCGATTATTGAACAATTACCTGATTCTGTCCGTTGCATTACAGTCGATTTAATGGGGCATGGTAAAACCGATTCACCGAGTGATGCAAATCGTTACATCATGTACGATCAAGTGATGGATTTACACGAACTTTTTCTATTTCTGAATGTTACTAATTTCTCCCTCGTTGGTTATTCTATGGGAGGACGCATTGCGCTTGCTTATGCGCTTGCATTTCCTAAGCATGTTAAGCGGCTCGTACTGGAGAGTGCATCTCCAGGTTTACAATCAGAAGCTGACAGACTGGCCCGAATAACTGCAGATGAAAAATTAGCGAAGAAAATGGAAAGTGAAGGTCTTTCATCTTTTATTGATTTTTGGCAGGACATTCCTTTATTTCATTCTCAAAAAAAGTTAGGTGAGATAAAGCTTCATTCCATAAGGGAAGAGCGAATGCAACAAGCTGTTTCGGGATTGGCTAATAGTTTAAAGGGAATGGGAACCGGCAGACAGCCTTCTTACTGGTCCAGATTGAATGAGTTGAAAATCACTGTCATCATAATCACAGGTGAACTCGATGAAAAATTTACGATCATTGCCAAACAAATGACAGAACTCATTCGATATAGCCAGCATCTTGAAGTTTCAGGGGCAGGACATGCAATACATGTGGAAAATCCCGTTCAGTTTGCTACAATAATATTGGAGCAAGTATTAGAAAGATTTTGA
- the menB gene encoding 1,4-dihydroxy-2-naphthoyl-CoA synthase: MTRQWVSERTYEDIKYETYNGIAKITINRPEVRNAFRPKTVKELLDAFTYARDDSKVGVIVLTGEGEKAFCSGGDQSVRGHGGYVGEDEIPRLNVLDLQRLIRVIPKPVVAMVAGYAIGGGHVLHVVCDLTIAADNAIFGQTGPKVGSFDAGYGSGYLARIIGHKKAREIWYLCRQYDAQAALDMGLVNTVVPYAQLEDETVQWCEEMLSMSPTALRFLKAAMNADTDGLAGLQQMAGDATLLYYTTDEAKEGRDAFKEKRKPDFGQFPRFP; encoded by the coding sequence ATGACACGTCAATGGGTATCAGAACGTACATATGAAGATATTAAGTATGAAACATATAACGGTATTGCGAAAATTACAATTAACCGTCCGGAAGTAAGAAATGCTTTCCGACCTAAAACAGTTAAAGAATTATTGGATGCATTTACTTATGCACGCGATGATTCAAAAGTAGGCGTTATCGTATTAACGGGCGAAGGCGAAAAAGCTTTCTGTTCAGGTGGAGACCAGTCCGTTCGTGGACATGGTGGATATGTTGGGGAAGATGAAATCCCACGTTTGAACGTTTTGGATTTACAGCGCCTGATTCGTGTTATTCCTAAACCTGTAGTGGCAATGGTAGCGGGTTATGCGATCGGTGGCGGACATGTACTGCATGTCGTATGTGATTTGACGATTGCTGCAGACAACGCGATCTTCGGACAAACTGGACCGAAAGTGGGATCGTTTGATGCAGGATACGGCTCAGGATATTTAGCTCGTATTATCGGTCATAAAAAAGCACGTGAAATCTGGTACTTATGCCGTCAATATGACGCACAGGCAGCACTAGACATGGGCTTGGTTAACACTGTAGTTCCTTACGCACAATTAGAAGATGAAACGGTTCAATGGTGTGAAGAAATGCTTTCAATGTCACCTACAGCCCTTCGTTTCCTGAAAGCGGCAATGAATGCAGATACTGATGGTTTAGCAGGTCTGCAACAAATGGCTGGAGATGCGACACTTCTTTACTACACGACAGATGAAGCAAAAGAAGGCCGCGATGCCTTTAAGGAAAAACGTAAACCTGACTTCGGTCAATTCCCACGTTTCCCTTGA
- a CDS encoding o-succinylbenzoate--CoA ligase: MYPNWLAQRVKMTPKRKALTFGQHSWTFQQLFDEAMNLAGSLKTVGIDNGNRVAILSPSNPSLIVTIHACWQLGCEVVLLNERLSDGELDYQINDAQPTLLLVDKDYQARVANHPSVTLDELAEKASSKFEIEDEWPIDRTMSIMYTSGTTGNPKGVRQTVRNHTTNATASAFNMGIQSNDVWLCTMPVFHISGLSIFIRSVLYGMEVKLYSKFDLVKVVDDLVDGQVTRMSVVSVMLERILRELEERDAKVSPCLLTMLVGGGPVPSNYLERAISRGIPILQTYGMTETASQTATLAPEDAVRKLGSSGKPLYLSFIRIDQASKPFEEGEICIRGGHVTPGYIGSHTTTASQVKGWLHTGDIGYFDEEGYLFVVDRRSDLIISGGENIYPAEVESAILQHPQIREAGVCGMSDEKWGQVPVAFIVSDEDMTLASLQAFLQAKLAPYKMPKALYQVNAMPRNASNKLLRRELRAWLISKSSK, translated from the coding sequence ATGTACCCTAACTGGCTAGCACAACGGGTCAAAATGACTCCGAAACGCAAGGCATTAACATTTGGACAACATTCCTGGACGTTTCAACAGCTTTTCGACGAAGCAATGAATTTAGCTGGTTCACTAAAGACAGTTGGAATTGACAATGGAAATCGCGTCGCCATTCTATCACCTTCAAATCCTTCTTTAATTGTTACAATCCATGCCTGTTGGCAATTGGGCTGTGAAGTTGTTCTATTAAATGAACGATTGTCTGATGGGGAACTTGACTATCAAATTAACGATGCACAGCCAACACTTTTGTTAGTCGATAAAGACTATCAGGCAAGAGTGGCTAACCACCCATCAGTGACATTGGACGAACTGGCAGAAAAGGCTTCAAGCAAATTCGAGATAGAAGATGAATGGCCAATCGATCGTACCATGTCCATTATGTATACATCCGGTACAACGGGAAATCCAAAAGGTGTTCGTCAAACCGTCAGAAACCATACCACGAATGCAACGGCTTCAGCGTTTAACATGGGGATACAATCAAATGATGTATGGCTTTGTACGATGCCAGTCTTTCACATAAGCGGTTTATCCATATTCATTCGCTCCGTATTATATGGAATGGAAGTGAAGCTCTATTCAAAATTCGACTTGGTAAAAGTGGTCGACGATTTAGTAGATGGACAGGTCACACGTATGTCTGTTGTCTCCGTTATGCTAGAAAGGATTTTAAGGGAATTAGAGGAGCGGGATGCGAAAGTATCGCCTTGTTTACTGACGATGCTAGTGGGTGGAGGTCCTGTTCCGAGCAATTATTTAGAGCGAGCTATTTCTCGCGGTATTCCAATACTGCAAACTTATGGAATGACCGAAACGGCCTCCCAAACAGCAACGCTTGCTCCTGAAGATGCGGTCAGGAAACTGGGGTCTTCTGGCAAACCATTGTATTTGAGTTTCATTCGAATCGATCAAGCATCAAAGCCATTTGAAGAAGGAGAGATTTGCATACGTGGCGGGCATGTAACACCTGGTTACATTGGCAGTCATACAACTACGGCATCCCAAGTAAAAGGGTGGCTTCATACCGGCGATATTGGCTATTTCGATGAAGAAGGATATTTATTTGTTGTCGACCGACGTTCTGATTTAATTATTTCCGGCGGGGAAAATATTTACCCAGCAGAAGTGGAGAGTGCGATTCTTCAACATCCACAGATTCGAGAAGCCGGAGTCTGCGGAATGAGTGACGAGAAGTGGGGACAAGTGCCCGTAGCCTTTATTGTCAGTGATGAGGATATGACATTGGCATCATTACAGGCATTTTTACAAGCCAAATTAGCACCTTATAAAATGCCGAAAGCATTATATCAAGTCAATGCTATGCCAAGGAATGCATCGAATAAATTACTTAGAAGAGAGCTGAGAGCGTGGTTAATATCCAAATCAAGCAAGTGA
- the menC gene encoding o-succinylbenzoate synthase: MTLYHVCVPLKQTFSTHLQEVVERDSILLEVMDVDGTIGVGECVAFTSPWYTEETVDTAWNTLENWIIPALLNQSFSHPDQLDAALEKIKRNHMAKAAFNHAIWDIYAKKLNQPLWQVIGGTRPVINAGIVVAAATEKAMMEEIETAVKTGYKRIKLKISQNTDPKLMKSIIAQYPQMLFFADANGAFTERTLDYLIAFDECGFALIEQPFSEHHNRLSAEAQRIMKTPFALDESIASLADAQDMIERKSGKIIVMKQGRVGGLTAALQIHNQCVIAEVPIWVGGMIEFGVSKAFNLAFASLPGVKFPGDFSSSTHFWEKDLATPPIDVYDGKIELSNLPGVGVSWNHAILQKFEVQTKLFK; the protein is encoded by the coding sequence GTGACGTTATATCACGTATGTGTACCGCTAAAGCAAACGTTTTCTACTCATTTACAGGAAGTGGTGGAACGAGATAGTATCTTGCTTGAAGTAATGGATGTCGACGGTACAATCGGTGTAGGCGAATGTGTGGCATTTACTTCCCCATGGTACACCGAAGAAACAGTGGACACTGCTTGGAACACGCTTGAAAATTGGATAATCCCAGCTTTGTTGAATCAATCTTTTTCACATCCAGACCAACTAGACGCCGCTTTAGAGAAAATAAAACGCAATCATATGGCAAAAGCGGCTTTTAATCATGCAATATGGGATATTTATGCCAAGAAATTGAACCAACCTCTATGGCAAGTAATCGGCGGAACAAGGCCCGTTATAAATGCCGGAATAGTGGTAGCTGCTGCAACTGAAAAAGCCATGATGGAAGAAATCGAAACCGCAGTAAAAACCGGGTATAAACGGATAAAGTTAAAAATTTCTCAAAACACAGATCCAAAGCTCATGAAATCAATTATCGCACAATACCCTCAAATGTTATTCTTCGCCGATGCGAATGGAGCATTCACAGAAAGAACACTGGATTACTTAATCGCATTCGACGAATGTGGTTTTGCATTAATCGAACAACCTTTTTCAGAACACCATAATCGCTTGTCTGCTGAAGCTCAACGAATAATGAAAACGCCATTTGCCCTGGATGAAAGTATTGCAAGTTTAGCAGATGCCCAGGATATGATTGAACGCAAGTCTGGGAAAATAATTGTGATGAAACAAGGTAGAGTTGGTGGACTAACTGCTGCTCTTCAAATTCATAATCAATGTGTCATAGCAGAGGTACCAATTTGGGTGGGTGGTATGATTGAATTTGGCGTTTCAAAAGCATTCAATTTAGCTTTTGCTTCATTACCAGGAGTTAAGTTTCCAGGAGATTTCAGTTCATCGACTCATTTTTGGGAGAAGGATTTGGCGACTCCACCTATCGATGTATATGATGGTAAAATCGAACTCTCTAATTTACCAGGTGTCGGAGTATCTTGGAATCATGCCATTCTTCAGAAATTCGAAGTGCAAACCAAGCTATTTAAATGA
- a CDS encoding zinc ABC transporter substrate-binding protein, translating to MKKFLLYSFIIVLTLFTVACGKDTSTNGKSENPNALTVYTTVYPLTYFTERIGGKHVNVESVYPAGSNEHTFDPTQKDMMDLADADLFFYIGLGLEGFVENAKKTLANEDVSLVATADAVSDKELEMGKANGHGHEEEGHDEHDHGDIDPHLWISPQISIKLASSIKNSLIEKDPENEATYTKNYDILVTELKQLDSDFKEMADASNNKTFFVSHAAFGYLAGTYGLEQVAVSGLNSQDEPSQQDLTDIVKLAKEKNIKTILFEQNVSSNLTKVIQNEVGADAMTLHNLGVLTQEDIKNKETYFTLMEQNLETLKKALASAN from the coding sequence ATGAAGAAATTTCTATTATATAGTTTTATTATTGTTCTTACTTTATTTACTGTTGCTTGTGGAAAAGACACTTCGACTAATGGTAAATCTGAAAACCCCAATGCCTTAACTGTCTATACAACGGTCTATCCACTTACTTACTTTACCGAACGAATCGGTGGCAAGCATGTGAATGTGGAATCCGTATATCCTGCAGGTTCAAACGAGCATACATTCGATCCCACGCAAAAAGATATGATGGATTTAGCAGATGCAGACTTGTTTTTTTATATTGGCTTAGGACTTGAAGGTTTTGTTGAAAATGCGAAAAAGACATTGGCAAATGAAGATGTTTCTTTGGTCGCAACTGCCGATGCAGTTTCTGATAAAGAATTGGAAATGGGTAAAGCAAATGGCCATGGACATGAAGAAGAAGGTCACGATGAGCATGATCATGGTGACATCGATCCGCACCTTTGGATTTCACCTCAAATCAGCATTAAACTTGCATCTTCAATTAAAAATTCTTTAATTGAAAAAGATCCTGAAAATGAAGCAACTTATACTAAGAACTACGACATATTAGTGACTGAACTCAAACAATTGGATTCGGATTTCAAGGAAATGGCGGACGCATCGAATAATAAAACGTTCTTTGTATCCCATGCGGCTTTTGGGTATTTGGCTGGAACATATGGTCTTGAGCAAGTTGCAGTTTCAGGCTTGAATTCACAGGACGAACCTTCTCAACAAGATCTTACTGATATCGTCAAATTGGCAAAAGAAAAAAACATCAAAACGATTTTATTTGAACAAAATGTCTCATCCAATTTAACGAAAGTGATTCAAAATGAAGTCGGTGCAGATGCCATGACCTTGCATAACTTAGGCGTACTGACACAGGAAGATATTAAAAACAAAGAAACTTACTTCACATTAATGGAGCAAAATTTAGAAACATTAAAGAAAGCACTGGCTTCAGCAAACTAA
- the yidD gene encoding membrane protein insertion efficiency factor YidD, whose protein sequence is MKFLVMGIFRFYQKFISPMTPPSCRFYPTCSHFGVEAVEKHGAIKGTYLAISRILRCHPFHEGGYDPVPEEWPTKK, encoded by the coding sequence ATGAAATTCCTTGTTATGGGCATCTTCCGGTTTTATCAGAAATTCATTTCGCCAATGACACCGCCGAGTTGCCGATTTTATCCAACATGTTCCCATTTCGGCGTTGAAGCTGTCGAAAAACACGGAGCAATCAAAGGCACTTACTTGGCAATCAGCCGTATCCTTCGTTGTCATCCATTTCATGAAGGCGGATATGATCCAGTACCAGAAGAATGGCCTACAAAGAAATGA
- the ytzI gene encoding YtzI protein, which translates to MLAFMIIVSIVMVIGITMMFLLATKKAYKIEHKIDPVPTESAGKSDNT; encoded by the coding sequence ATGTTAGCATTTATGATAATCGTCTCAATAGTAATGGTCATCGGCATCACCATGATGTTCCTTCTTGCAACTAAAAAAGCCTATAAAATAGAGCATAAAATAGATCCAGTTCCAACTGAATCAGCAGGCAAAAGTGACAACACATGA
- a CDS encoding DNA starvation/stationary phase protection protein translates to MSAALNTELNKQVATWSVMYAKLHNFHWYVKGPQFFTLHAKFEELYNEATLHMDEIAERLLTLGGKPVATLKEHLELSDVTEATGKENDMQMVETVVKDFGKIMKSLKKGMDEAAKDEDDMTEDVLNAVYQSIEKHQWMLNAFLGDTNK, encoded by the coding sequence ATGTCAGCAGCATTAAATACAGAACTAAATAAGCAAGTAGCAACTTGGTCAGTAATGTATGCGAAGTTACATAATTTCCATTGGTACGTAAAAGGACCTCAATTCTTTACATTACATGCAAAGTTTGAAGAACTTTACAATGAAGCAACGTTACATATGGATGAGATTGCCGAACGTTTGCTTACTTTAGGCGGTAAACCAGTTGCCACATTGAAGGAGCATTTAGAACTATCAGATGTTACGGAAGCGACAGGCAAAGAAAATGATATGCAAATGGTTGAAACAGTTGTAAAAGATTTCGGTAAAATTATGAAATCATTGAAAAAAGGGATGGACGAAGCTGCAAAAGATGAAGACGATATGACAGAAGATGTATTGAATGCAGTGTATCAATCGATTGAAAAACATCAATGGATGTTAAATGCTTTTTTAGGCGATACAAACAAATAA
- a CDS encoding NUDIX domain-containing protein, which translates to MFSFVDQHGLKVTLSFEPNAFLIPTTHVLVLANRQNQWLLTKHPQRGIEFPGGKVESGETLEQAAKREVFEETGAQLSNLIWFAEYMVHERKPFCKAVFRATVDSIENNSERFETEGPVWMTLQEFFKSTNLSFHMTDDGMRKMLEQVMLDESRRNNCTQTSVSKSKSTS; encoded by the coding sequence ATGTTTTCTTTTGTAGATCAGCATGGGTTAAAAGTTACGTTATCATTTGAACCAAATGCCTTTTTAATTCCTACCACACATGTACTCGTGCTAGCGAACAGGCAGAACCAGTGGTTGCTCACAAAACATCCACAAAGAGGGATTGAATTTCCCGGTGGAAAAGTAGAATCAGGCGAGACGTTAGAACAAGCAGCAAAACGGGAAGTATTTGAAGAAACAGGCGCACAACTTTCAAATTTAATATGGTTTGCAGAATATATGGTGCATGAGCGTAAGCCTTTTTGTAAGGCGGTTTTCCGTGCAACAGTTGATTCAATTGAAAACAATAGTGAACGATTTGAGACTGAGGGCCCTGTATGGATGACGCTACAGGAGTTTTTCAAATCAACTAATCTTAGTTTTCATATGACAGATGACGGAATGAGAAAAATGTTGGAACAGGTGATGTTAGATGAAAGTAGACGGAACAATTGTACACAGACTTCCGTATCCAAGTCCAAATCCACTAGTTAA